Proteins from a genomic interval of Enterococcus faecium:
- a CDS encoding flavodoxin → MALAKIVYASMTGNTEEIADIVAEAFENLDIEVEINECTQVDADEFEEADICVVATYTYDDGDLPDEIVDFYEDLQELDLLGKIYGVCGSGDTFYDEFCKSVDDFDAAFAKTGASKGAENVKVDLNAEEEDIENLEAFAKELVAKI, encoded by the coding sequence ATGGCTTTAGCAAAAATCGTATATGCTAGCATGACAGGAAACACTGAAGAAATCGCCGATATTGTTGCAGAAGCATTTGAAAATCTGGATATCGAAGTCGAAATCAACGAATGTACCCAAGTAGATGCAGATGAATTCGAGGAGGCAGATATTTGCGTAGTAGCTACTTATACATACGATGATGGCGATCTGCCTGATGAGATCGTAGACTTTTATGAAGACTTGCAAGAATTGGATCTATTGGGAAAAATTTACGGTGTCTGCGGATCTGGTGATACTTTTTACGATGAATTCTGCAAATCGGTGGATGATTTCGATGCTGCTTTTGCAAAAACAGGCGCATCAAAAGGAGCCGAAAATGTTAAAGTGGATCTGAATGCTGAAGAAGAAGATATCGAAAATTTAGAAGCTTTCGCTAAAGAACTAGTCGCAAAAATTTAA
- the map gene encoding type I methionyl aminopeptidase, whose protein sequence is MITLKSAREIEMMAESGALLADVHKNLRDFIKPGITSWDIEVFVRNYIESHGGIAAQIGFEGYEYATCISINDEICHGFPRKKPLKNGDLVKVDMCIDLKGGISDSCWAYVVGESTPEIDRLMEVTKKALYIGIEQAQVGNRIGDIGHAIQTYVEGENLAIVRDFIGHGVGPTIHEEPAVPHYGEAGKGLRLKEGMVITIEPMVNTGTWKMKMDPNGWTAYTRDGGLSCQYEHTLAITKDGPRILTSQGEEGTY, encoded by the coding sequence ATGATTACTTTAAAATCAGCACGTGAAATTGAAATGATGGCAGAATCTGGAGCTTTATTAGCAGATGTACATAAAAATCTGCGTGATTTTATAAAACCAGGAATCACAAGTTGGGATATTGAGGTATTTGTCAGAAACTATATCGAGAGTCATGGCGGAATTGCTGCGCAAATTGGCTTTGAAGGGTATGAATATGCGACTTGTATCAGTATAAATGATGAAATTTGTCATGGATTCCCTCGTAAAAAGCCTTTGAAAAACGGTGATTTGGTAAAAGTCGATATGTGTATCGATTTGAAAGGCGGCATTTCTGATTCTTGTTGGGCCTATGTAGTTGGAGAATCTACACCTGAGATCGACCGATTGATGGAAGTAACGAAGAAAGCTTTGTACATCGGTATTGAGCAAGCACAAGTAGGGAATCGGATTGGTGACATCGGTCATGCTATCCAAACTTATGTAGAAGGCGAAAATCTAGCGATCGTTCGTGATTTTATTGGTCATGGCGTTGGTCCTACGATTCATGAAGAACCAGCAGTTCCTCATTACGGAGAAGCTGGAAAAGGGTTGCGGTTGAAAGAAGGCATGGTTATCACGATCGAACCTATGGTTAATACCGGAACTTGGAAAATGAAAATGGATCCTAACGGCTGGACTGCGTATACAAGAGACGGCGGACTTTCTTGCCAATATGAACATACATTGGCTATTACTAAAGATGGTCCAAGAATTTTGACATCACAAGGAGAAGAAGGCACTTATTGA
- a CDS encoding GNAT family N-acetyltransferase, which produces MTNKVRELGVSSIEEMFDLATYAFNGADTPERRERFRTLAENSWNYGFFDEEDRLTSQVMATPFPVNFYGQEYLMAGIGYVASYPEARGQGGINQIMEKILEDCRDRKVSLSYLAPFSYPFYRRYGYEQSFDKISYQLNSRDVPFIKKKSGKIKRMDFEDAKAAIRRIYEQMPENQRAGLKREDWWYTYKFKQKGNYQFALHFDDNEEATGYIVYQLATSSFIIAEWGFLDHDAFCSLVRFVSSHNGAFETFEYSCGYGGNDQNYLLENPFASVMITPYMMARIVDISLFLENYPFKKRQAAFALQIEEDHYAKWNEGIVEVTIENGKNHLSKVEQTKLPIVRGSIQHITQLLLGYRKVEELVFQERIQVTKEYEETLSSILPQQQPILNDYF; this is translated from the coding sequence ATGACAAACAAAGTAAGAGAGCTAGGTGTATCTTCGATTGAGGAAATGTTTGATTTAGCCACTTATGCATTTAATGGGGCAGATACACCTGAAAGGCGAGAACGTTTTCGTACACTTGCGGAGAATTCTTGGAATTACGGATTTTTTGATGAGGAGGATCGGCTAACAAGTCAAGTCATGGCGACCCCTTTTCCAGTGAATTTTTACGGACAAGAGTACCTAATGGCCGGCATTGGCTATGTTGCTTCTTATCCAGAAGCAAGGGGACAAGGCGGGATCAATCAGATCATGGAAAAGATCCTTGAAGATTGCCGTGATCGTAAAGTAAGCTTATCTTATCTGGCGCCATTCTCCTATCCCTTCTATCGGCGCTATGGCTATGAACAATCATTTGATAAAATCAGTTATCAACTAAACAGTCGTGATGTGCCGTTTATCAAAAAAAAATCTGGAAAAATAAAGCGTATGGATTTTGAAGATGCAAAAGCTGCAATCAGAAGAATTTATGAACAGATGCCGGAAAACCAACGAGCTGGTCTGAAGCGCGAAGACTGGTGGTATACGTATAAATTCAAGCAAAAAGGCAATTACCAGTTTGCTTTGCATTTTGATGATAATGAGGAAGCAACGGGATATATCGTTTATCAGCTTGCAACGTCTTCCTTTATTATTGCGGAGTGGGGATTTTTGGATCATGATGCTTTTTGCAGCCTTGTTCGCTTCGTAAGTTCTCACAATGGTGCTTTTGAAACATTTGAATATTCATGCGGCTACGGCGGTAATGATCAAAATTATCTATTAGAAAATCCATTTGCTTCTGTAATGATCACACCTTATATGATGGCGAGGATCGTAGATATTTCTTTGTTTTTGGAAAATTATCCATTTAAAAAGAGACAAGCTGCATTTGCCCTACAAATAGAAGAAGATCATTATGCGAAATGGAATGAAGGAATCGTGGAAGTAACAATCGAAAATGGAAAAAATCATCTCTCAAAAGTAGAACAAACAAAACTCCCAATCGTTCGAGGAAGTATCCAACATATCACGCAGCTATTATTAGGGTATCGTAAAGTGGAAGAGTTGGTATTCCAAGAAAGAATACAGGTGACAAAAGAATATGAAGAAACGTTAAGCTCAATCTTGCCACAGCAACAGCCAATTCTTAATGACTATTTTTGA
- a CDS encoding DUF3188 domain-containing protein yields MIKNGLFLCSIGSLIVLYSLNPHSQRYDLYSMVTGLFLTGLGIYFFMKGKKREEAKEKNN; encoded by the coding sequence ATGATAAAAAACGGTTTATTTTTATGTAGTATTGGTTCTTTGATCGTGTTGTATAGTTTGAATCCACATTCGCAAAGGTATGATTTGTATAGTATGGTCACAGGTCTTTTTCTAACAGGATTAGGAATCTATTTCTTCATGAAGGGGAAAAAAAGAGAAGAAGCAAAGGAGAAAAATAACTAA
- a CDS encoding PTS lactose/cellobiose transporter subunit IIA → MEDQQNLEAIMGLIMFGGNAKSDAMEAIAAAKIGDFELADRKIADAEESLIQAHHAQTDMLTQEAQGNHMQVTLLTVHSQDHLMTSIAFTDLAKEIIELYRRVYSE, encoded by the coding sequence GTGGAAGATCAACAAAATCTAGAAGCCATCATGGGGTTAATCATGTTTGGCGGTAATGCAAAGAGCGATGCAATGGAAGCGATTGCGGCTGCTAAAATCGGTGATTTTGAGTTAGCGGATAGGAAAATCGCTGATGCAGAAGAATCACTTATACAAGCGCATCATGCACAAACAGACATGTTGACACAAGAAGCACAAGGAAATCATATGCAAGTGACATTATTGACTGTTCACAGTCAAGATCACTTAATGACATCTATTGCGTTTACTGATTTAGCAAAAGAAATCATCGAACTTTATCGTCGCGTATACAGCGAATAA
- a CDS encoding PTS sugar transporter subunit IIC — protein sequence MNGLSSWMEKYILPVAAKIGAQKHLVALRDAFIGTLPATMAGSVAVMINAIIRDLPQQFNSTYADSLAADKGIFAVLNVIIGINGFVWNGTLAIAGLIFAFSWGYNLARAYGVNDLAGGIVGLATLIQGISFGPALSAALDVNVPSNVADAINSSEIGATIADGTLSVGLWGWLKLDHLNGNAYFTVMIMGAISVIIFCKLMLANITIKMPDSVPPAVSKAFAAILPATIALYVIAIINYIVGRVADGQLIIDLVQKYIAEPFLGLSQGLGAVLIVTVFVQVFWFFGIHGPNVLAPVLEGIWGQAQLINIDIFQKGYNGKTGTPAVLDAIEDGKAYMWVRGSFDAFAWFGGSGGTIVLLIAILIFSKRADYLTVAKLSIGPGIFNINEPVMFGLPIVLNAIMFIPFLIAPVVATAIGWTATYLGLVAPVSQQVTWVVPPFLLSFLATGADWRAPIVTLVCMVVTFLIWAPFVISANKMDPAAGEQQ from the coding sequence ATGAACGGACTATCAAGTTGGATGGAGAAATACATCCTGCCGGTTGCCGCAAAAATCGGAGCGCAAAAACATTTAGTTGCTTTGCGTGATGCTTTTATCGGCACACTGCCCGCAACAATGGCGGGATCAGTCGCTGTAATGATCAATGCAATTATTCGTGATTTACCGCAACAGTTTAACAGTACCTATGCTGACAGTTTAGCAGCAGACAAAGGAATCTTTGCCGTATTGAATGTCATCATCGGAATCAATGGTTTTGTCTGGAACGGTACACTAGCAATCGCCGGATTGATCTTTGCCTTTTCTTGGGGGTATAATCTTGCCCGAGCTTATGGAGTAAATGATCTAGCTGGGGGGATCGTTGGTTTAGCTACCTTGATTCAAGGTATTTCCTTTGGTCCAGCATTATCAGCAGCATTAGATGTGAATGTTCCTTCAAATGTCGCAGATGCAATCAATAGTTCTGAGATTGGTGCAACGATTGCAGATGGCACACTGTCAGTTGGATTATGGGGTTGGCTAAAACTAGATCATTTGAATGGAAACGCTTATTTTACAGTTATGATCATGGGAGCTATTTCAGTCATTATTTTTTGTAAATTGATGCTTGCCAACATTACGATCAAAATGCCTGATTCAGTACCACCAGCAGTATCTAAAGCATTTGCAGCCATTTTACCAGCGACGATCGCTTTATACGTCATTGCTATTATCAATTATATCGTAGGTCGTGTAGCTGATGGGCAACTGATCATTGATTTGGTGCAAAAATATATTGCAGAACCATTCCTAGGATTATCTCAAGGGTTGGGAGCAGTATTGATCGTCACAGTATTTGTTCAAGTATTCTGGTTCTTTGGTATTCATGGACCAAATGTATTGGCACCAGTGCTAGAGGGAATCTGGGGACAAGCACAACTAATCAATATTGATATTTTCCAAAAAGGTTATAACGGAAAAACTGGTACACCAGCCGTGTTAGATGCAATCGAAGATGGAAAAGCTTATATGTGGGTCCGCGGATCGTTCGATGCTTTTGCATGGTTTGGCGGATCAGGCGGAACGATCGTCTTACTGATAGCTATCTTGATTTTCTCTAAACGTGCAGATTATCTAACAGTAGCTAAATTATCCATTGGGCCTGGTATCTTCAATATCAACGAACCAGTGATGTTTGGTCTGCCAATCGTATTGAATGCAATCATGTTTATCCCATTCTTGATTGCTCCAGTAGTAGCAACAGCAATTGGATGGACAGCTACTTATCTTGGCCTAGTCGCTCCGGTATCGCAGCAAGTCACATGGGTAGTACCGCCGTTCTTATTGTCATTCTTAGCAACAGGAGCGGATTGGCGGGCACCGATCGTAACATTAGTATGTATGGTCGTGACTTTCTTGATTTGGGCACCATTTGTCATCTCTGCAAACAAAATGGACCCTGCCGCAGGCGAACAACAATAA
- a CDS encoding TetR/AcrR family transcriptional regulator, with amino-acid sequence MARKKTITREQILAAAYEVAATDGFTRFTARNIANKMNCSTQPIYLEFKNMDDLRQALFEQIYDHLQYEVFTVEHTGNTIIDLAFNYIHFARREKKLYRSLYLEEYGGGKEMQNFSYTYFVNTVKRDPAYVNLSEEQIESLYNGTWIIATGIAALMSSSIIHPTDEQIEKMIQDSIDAILKFKEPIEID; translated from the coding sequence ATGGCAAGAAAAAAGACGATTACTAGAGAACAGATTTTGGCAGCTGCTTATGAAGTAGCTGCCACCGATGGATTTACACGATTTACTGCGAGAAACATCGCGAACAAAATGAATTGTTCCACGCAACCGATTTATCTTGAGTTTAAAAATATGGATGACTTGAGACAAGCTCTTTTTGAGCAGATCTATGATCATTTACAATATGAAGTGTTCACTGTTGAGCATACAGGGAATACGATTATCGATCTTGCTTTTAATTATATCCATTTTGCAAGAAGAGAGAAGAAGTTGTATCGTTCACTGTACTTAGAAGAATATGGTGGAGGAAAAGAGATGCAGAATTTCTCTTATACTTACTTTGTGAATACAGTGAAACGCGATCCAGCTTATGTGAATCTTTCAGAAGAGCAGATCGAATCTTTGTATAATGGGACATGGATCATAGCTACTGGGATCGCAGCTTTGATGTCTTCAAGCATCATCCATCCAACTGATGAACAGATTGAAAAGATGATCCAAGACAGTATAGATGCTATCTTGAAATTCAAAGAACCAATCGAAATCGATTGA
- a CDS encoding DUF3284 domain-containing protein codes for MEITKKLNIPASFFYDKVMDSVLFDVRKATGKSVTRKQLKNLEYVKQFSQNNRARIKIEEVIENQSYKFRTSTTKNEFVVHYQIKPLDDSTCEVHYTEKMESYGMLQKLNDMLLGTILMYFKRRRFKKMLDMIEATY; via the coding sequence ATGGAAATCACGAAAAAATTAAATATTCCAGCATCGTTTTTTTACGATAAAGTTATGGACTCTGTCCTTTTCGATGTACGTAAAGCGACCGGCAAATCAGTAACTAGAAAACAGCTGAAAAATTTGGAGTACGTCAAACAATTCTCGCAAAATAACCGGGCTCGCATAAAAATCGAAGAAGTCATTGAAAACCAGTCTTATAAGTTTCGTACATCGACAACGAAGAATGAATTCGTCGTTCATTATCAAATCAAACCATTGGACGATTCGACCTGTGAGGTTCATTACACAGAAAAAATGGAGTCTTATGGCATGCTTCAAAAGTTGAATGATATGCTTTTAGGAACAATCTTGATGTATTTTAAACGGAGACGTTTCAAAAAAATGCTAGATATGATCGAAGCAACGTATTAA
- a CDS encoding sigma 54-interacting transcriptional regulator, whose protein sequence is MKERQEEILQLLTENQQGLTASDVAERLTIDRSNASRYLSELYKAHHIVKTAGRPVVYSLPTEKSKSDEVHVDSSTQVTFETLVGENDSLKVSIQQAKAAILYPPRGLHTIIFGETGTGKSMFAECMYHFAIDSEMLSADAPFVSFNCADYAQNPQLLFGHIFGIKKGAYTGAAQDSPGLIAKADGGILFLDEIHRLPPEGQEMLFTFIDKGIYRPLGESAQVHEASVQIIGATTESSESFLSTFNRRIPMAITLPNLASRSLDERYEIISLFIKQEANRLNQRIDIEKEAILAFMLYDAEGNIGQVKRDLKLVCAKSFLHYRTHHEKKLIIRKEELSLQVQKGLLKIKEIPERLDRFMDSKSQYLTFEPGFADVVWSQDPERNMQVYNDIEEKVTSLSETGVENIDLETLISKDVDAYFQTYVKELTKSSIPKDLLPDEIWRLTNQLYDVAEKRLDRIYNEKARFAFALHLQSTLDRVREGHMIVHPDLNNVRKNFKREFQVAIDLSTIIEEEEQVEIPFDEIGFISMFLSINLGESEPVKENKVDVLILMHGRQTASSMLEMAQELLGTKVGKAFNMPLVMEVQTMYEEVLQYVKNYQEHLTNGLLLLTDMGSLNTFSDLIYEETGIRTKAITMTSTMIVIEAIRMASVGRSLEDIYQNIQLSFESIVRDQFKAEKSETLQRKKAVIVTCFTGEGVAAKLYQRIMPVINQNKVELIQMQFLERESFKKHIDALLEEYEIKAIAGTVDVDYQNIPFFSAYDVFDDEKLNILKRIADDEIPTAKIVDSLAGSLSDVFSIDELIRSLQKTVQQIQTDLSIIVEPGVDTGIVIHLAFMLDGLIKQESHRQFEKLSIFSKIYRLEMDIVRANLMALERKYQVKIPEDDIAFLTQMFLENKIKK, encoded by the coding sequence GTGAAAGAACGTCAAGAAGAGATCTTGCAGCTATTGACAGAAAACCAACAAGGATTGACAGCAAGTGATGTAGCTGAGCGCTTAACTATCGATCGAAGCAATGCAAGCCGATATTTAAGTGAACTATACAAGGCCCATCATATTGTAAAAACCGCTGGCCGACCAGTCGTTTACTCTTTGCCAACGGAAAAGTCAAAATCTGATGAAGTGCATGTCGACTCTTCTACGCAAGTGACTTTTGAAACACTCGTTGGAGAAAATGATTCTTTAAAAGTCAGCATACAGCAGGCAAAAGCTGCGATTCTTTATCCACCGCGGGGGTTGCATACGATTATTTTTGGAGAAACTGGTACAGGGAAGTCGATGTTTGCTGAATGTATGTATCATTTTGCAATCGATTCAGAGATGCTTTCTGCAGATGCGCCATTTGTTTCTTTCAATTGTGCGGATTATGCTCAAAATCCGCAACTGCTCTTTGGACACATCTTTGGGATCAAAAAAGGGGCTTACACAGGAGCAGCTCAAGATAGTCCCGGTCTAATAGCCAAAGCAGACGGCGGTATATTGTTTTTAGATGAGATCCACCGTTTACCGCCGGAAGGGCAGGAAATGCTGTTTACTTTCATTGATAAAGGTATTTACCGTCCGCTTGGAGAAAGTGCACAAGTACATGAAGCATCTGTTCAGATCATTGGGGCGACGACTGAATCTTCAGAAAGTTTCTTATCTACGTTCAATCGACGGATTCCTATGGCAATCACCTTGCCGAATCTTGCTTCACGTTCACTGGATGAGCGTTATGAAATCATCTCTCTTTTTATCAAACAAGAAGCGAATCGTTTGAATCAACGTATCGATATCGAAAAAGAAGCGATTCTTGCCTTCATGCTTTATGATGCGGAAGGAAATATCGGTCAAGTGAAACGAGACTTGAAACTAGTCTGTGCAAAATCTTTTTTACATTACCGTACTCATCATGAGAAAAAGCTAATCATTCGAAAAGAAGAACTTTCCCTTCAAGTACAAAAAGGATTACTGAAAATCAAGGAAATACCGGAACGTCTCGACCGATTCATGGACAGCAAAAGTCAGTATTTGACATTTGAACCAGGATTTGCTGATGTTGTCTGGTCACAAGATCCAGAACGAAACATGCAGGTCTATAACGATATTGAGGAAAAAGTCACTTCTCTTTCCGAAACCGGTGTGGAGAACATTGATCTAGAGACCCTCATTTCAAAAGATGTGGATGCTTATTTCCAGACATATGTCAAAGAATTGACTAAAAGTTCGATTCCCAAAGATCTTTTGCCAGATGAAATCTGGCGGTTAACCAATCAATTGTATGATGTGGCTGAAAAACGGTTAGACCGTATTTATAATGAAAAAGCTCGTTTTGCTTTTGCTTTGCATCTGCAAAGTACATTGGATCGTGTGAGAGAAGGTCATATGATCGTCCACCCAGATTTGAATAACGTACGGAAAAATTTTAAGAGGGAATTCCAGGTAGCAATCGATCTTTCAACGATCATTGAAGAAGAAGAACAAGTTGAGATTCCTTTTGATGAAATCGGCTTTATTAGTATGTTTCTTTCTATCAATCTAGGAGAAAGTGAGCCTGTTAAAGAAAACAAAGTAGATGTTCTCATATTGATGCACGGCAGACAGACTGCTTCAAGCATGTTGGAGATGGCACAAGAACTATTAGGAACAAAAGTAGGGAAAGCTTTTAATATGCCACTGGTTATGGAAGTTCAAACAATGTATGAAGAAGTGTTACAATATGTCAAAAACTATCAAGAGCATTTGACGAATGGCCTACTCTTGTTAACAGATATGGGATCATTAAACACCTTCAGTGATTTGATTTATGAAGAGACTGGCATTCGGACGAAAGCTATCACGATGACAAGTACCATGATTGTGATAGAAGCGATACGGATGGCAAGTGTTGGAAGAAGCTTAGAAGATATTTATCAAAATATCCAGCTTTCCTTTGAATCGATCGTACGTGATCAGTTCAAAGCGGAAAAGTCTGAAACTTTACAGCGTAAAAAAGCCGTAATCGTGACATGCTTTACTGGTGAAGGAGTAGCTGCCAAATTATATCAGCGTATTATGCCAGTGATTAATCAAAATAAGGTAGAACTGATCCAGATGCAGTTTTTAGAACGTGAATCATTCAAAAAACACATCGATGCCTTATTGGAAGAATATGAGATCAAAGCAATTGCGGGAACAGTTGATGTTGATTATCAAAATATCCCATTTTTTTCAGCCTATGACGTTTTTGATGATGAAAAACTAAATATTTTAAAGCGTATAGCTGATGATGAGATCCCGACAGCTAAAATTGTCGATTCACTTGCTGGATCATTAAGCGATGTCTTTTCTATTGATGAACTGATCCGTTCATTGCAAAAGACAGTTCAGCAGATCCAGACCGATTTGTCGATTATCGTGGAACCTGGAGTAGATACTGGAATCGTTATCCATTTAGCCTTCATGTTAGACGGATTGATCAAACAAGAAAGCCATCGGCAATTTGAGAAACTGTCTATTTTCTCAAAAATTTATCGTTTGGAAATGGATATCGTTCGGGCAAACTTGATGGCACTAGAACGAAAATATCAGGTAAAAATTCCAGAAGATGATATCGCATTTCTTACACAAATGTTTCTTGAAAATAAAATAAAAAAATGA
- a CDS encoding YihY/virulence factor BrkB family protein codes for MKVWNKIKQNENLMRFIETTQKRITDSEMSTTSVVVAYYLLLSLFPLIIAFGNILPFLHIDQETVLTYLREVIPETVYQFIGPAIKDLLTQSSGGLLSVSALAALWSASQSINALQIAMNKAYGVENRKNFLIVRFFSLIVIVLFMIAISGVTIVLGLGQLILDAIQPIVQIPVNFIDQFQTLKWPITLVALFVIMFLIYLIVPNAQLKLKTIIPGTIFATVGWMLLSQVFSIYARYFATRISGYQIIGSFIVLMLWLNFAATIIILGGIINAVVQEYVTGHQIKKRRDPSRKWFNKLKTKFSHKKK; via the coding sequence ATGAAAGTTTGGAACAAAATAAAACAAAATGAAAATCTGATGCGCTTTATTGAGACGACTCAAAAGCGCATCACTGATTCAGAAATGAGTACGACCTCTGTCGTCGTTGCTTATTATTTACTCTTGTCTTTATTTCCATTGATTATTGCTTTTGGTAATATTTTACCGTTTCTCCACATCGATCAAGAGACTGTACTGACCTATTTACGAGAAGTGATTCCTGAGACCGTTTACCAGTTTATCGGTCCTGCAATCAAAGACCTTTTGACACAAAGTTCAGGAGGCTTGTTATCCGTTTCTGCATTAGCGGCTTTATGGTCTGCAAGTCAAAGTATCAATGCTTTGCAAATTGCGATGAATAAAGCGTATGGCGTAGAAAATAGAAAAAATTTTTTGATCGTCCGTTTCTTCTCACTAATTGTCATTGTCTTGTTCATGATTGCTATTAGTGGGGTAACTATCGTTCTTGGGTTGGGACAGCTGATTTTGGATGCTATTCAGCCAATCGTACAAATACCCGTGAACTTTATCGATCAGTTCCAAACTTTGAAGTGGCCAATCACATTGGTAGCTTTATTTGTCATCATGTTCTTGATTTATTTAATTGTCCCTAATGCTCAGTTGAAGTTGAAGACGATCATTCCGGGCACGATCTTCGCTACTGTCGGCTGGATGCTGTTATCACAAGTGTTTAGTATCTATGCTAGGTATTTTGCAACGAGGATCAGCGGTTATCAGATCATAGGAAGTTTTATTGTACTCATGCTTTGGCTTAATTTTGCTGCTACGATCATCATTTTGGGCGGAATCATCAATGCAGTTGTTCAAGAATACGTGACGGGTCATCAAATCAAAAAACGTCGAGATCCAAGCCGAAAATGGTTCAATAAATTGAAAACTAAATTTTCTCATAAAAAAAAGTAG
- a CDS encoding aminopeptidase: MLSDFNELLKKYARLIAETGVATEKGHTVVLQISVEQAPLARLITQEAYKLGAAEVIVQWTDDQIQREFLLHAATDRIENVPQSKIDQADEWLEKGASRISVVSADPDAFAGVDSHRVASYQSANGKALMNLRKATQANKVSWTVVAAAGKQWAAKVFPELPEEKQVEALWDQIFKTTRVYEEDPVLAWKKHDEKLAKKAEELNREQFSALHYTAPGTDIIIGLPKNHLWEGAGSYNARGEKFMANMPTEEVFTAPDSHRVDGYISSTKPLSYAGTIISGMKFTFKDGKVVDFSAEQGEDVLAKLLDTDEGARRLGEVALVPDPSPISQSGIIFFNTLFDENASNHLALGSAYAFSVKGGTEMSDEELAEAGLNRSQTHVDFMVGSDKMDIDGIREDGSTVPIFRNGDWA; the protein is encoded by the coding sequence ATGTTATCTGATTTTAATGAACTTCTAAAAAAATATGCACGCTTAATTGCAGAAACTGGCGTAGCCACAGAAAAAGGACACACAGTTGTTTTACAGATCAGCGTGGAACAGGCACCCCTTGCTCGATTGATCACACAAGAAGCTTATAAACTAGGAGCCGCTGAGGTTATCGTTCAATGGACTGACGACCAGATCCAAAGAGAATTTCTTTTACATGCTGCAACGGATCGTATTGAGAATGTACCACAATCTAAAATCGATCAAGCGGATGAATGGCTTGAAAAAGGAGCAAGCAGGATCAGCGTTGTTTCTGCCGATCCCGATGCATTTGCTGGTGTAGATAGCCATCGAGTAGCGTCTTATCAATCAGCGAATGGCAAAGCACTAATGAATTTACGCAAGGCAACTCAAGCAAATAAAGTCAGTTGGACTGTCGTGGCTGCGGCTGGTAAACAATGGGCAGCAAAAGTCTTCCCAGAACTGCCAGAAGAAAAACAAGTTGAGGCATTATGGGATCAGATTTTCAAAACGACTCGTGTCTATGAAGAAGACCCTGTCTTAGCATGGAAGAAGCATGATGAAAAATTAGCAAAAAAAGCAGAAGAATTGAATCGAGAACAATTTTCTGCCCTTCACTATACTGCTCCCGGTACAGATATCATTATCGGATTGCCTAAAAACCATCTTTGGGAAGGCGCTGGAAGCTATAATGCTCGTGGAGAAAAATTCATGGCAAATATGCCGACGGAAGAAGTGTTCACAGCACCTGACAGTCATCGAGTAGATGGTTACATTTCAAGTACAAAGCCACTGAGTTATGCTGGCACCATCATCTCGGGTATGAAATTTACTTTTAAAGATGGAAAAGTTGTTGATTTTTCTGCCGAACAAGGAGAAGATGTCTTAGCAAAACTGCTTGATACAGATGAAGGTGCGCGTCGTTTAGGAGAAGTCGCACTTGTACCTGACCCTTCACCTATTTCTCAATCTGGCATCATCTTTTTCAATACATTATTTGATGAAAACGCATCGAATCACTTAGCACTAGGTTCTGCTTATGCCTTCAGTGTGAAAGGCGGTACAGAAATGTCCGATGAAGAATTAGCAGAAGCTGGATTGAATAGAAGTCAAACCCACGTAGATTTCATGGTAGGATCTGACAAGATGGATATCGACGGAATCCGTGAAGATGGCTCTACAGTACCGATTTTCCGAAATGGCGATTGGGCTTGA
- a CDS encoding PTS sugar transporter subunit IIB translates to MAKKTIMLVCSAGMSTSLLVTKMQKAAEEKGMEADIFAVSASDADNNLESKNVDVLLLGPQVRFMKAQFEQKLAPKGIPLDVINMQDYGMMNGEKVLAQAENLMK, encoded by the coding sequence ATGGCAAAAAAAACAATCATGTTAGTTTGTTCAGCAGGGATGAGTACGAGTTTATTGGTCACAAAAATGCAAAAAGCAGCAGAAGAAAAAGGGATGGAAGCCGATATTTTTGCGGTCTCTGCCTCAGATGCAGATAATAATTTAGAATCTAAGAATGTCGATGTATTATTATTAGGTCCTCAAGTACGTTTCATGAAAGCTCAATTTGAACAAAAACTTGCGCCTAAAGGTATTCCATTAGATGTCATCAATATGCAAGACTATGGCATGATGAACGGAGAAAAAGTTCTTGCACAAGCAGAAAATCTAATGAAATAA